A single region of the Vicia villosa cultivar HV-30 ecotype Madison, WI linkage group LG4, Vvil1.0, whole genome shotgun sequence genome encodes:
- the LOC131595622 gene encoding BTB/POZ domain and ankyrin repeat-containing protein NOOT2: MSLEESLRSLSLDYLNLLINGQAFSDVTFQVEGRLVHAHRCILAARSLFFRKFFCGPDPPSGLDPTGGGSSRQSTARPGVIPVNSVGYEVFLLLLQFLYSGQVSIVPHKHEPRPNCGERGCWHTHCSSAVDLALDTLAAARYFGVEQLALLTQKQLASMVEKASIDDVMKVLIASRKQEMNQLWTTCSHLVAKSGLPPEILAKHLPIDVVAKIEELRLKSSLARRSLMPLHHHHHHHHHHDLGDLEDQKIRRMRRALDSSDVELVKLMVMGEGLNLDEALALHYAVENCSREVAKALLELGAADVNYPAGPAGKTPLHVAAEMVSPEMVAVLLDHHADPTVRTVDGVTPLDILRTLTSDFLFKGAVPGLTHIEPNKLRLCLELVQSAALVLSREENNTNNNNNNASSSSAQIYPPMSEDHSSSSSGNNNNNNIGNLNLDSRLVYLNLGATQMSGGGDDDSGHNSQREGMNRHGSQSGHGCDPTMYHHSHDF, from the exons ATGTCTCTTGAAGAGTCTCTAAGATCTCTCTCCCTTGACTACCTGAACCTCCTGATCAACGGGCAAGCCTTCAGCGACGTGACTTTCCAAGTGGAAGGTCGTCTGGTTCACGCTCATCGCTGCATCTTAGCAGCAAGGAGTCTCTTTTTCAGGAAATTCTTTTGTGGGCCCGATCCACCGTCGGGTCTAGACCCAACAGGAGGAGGATCCTCTCGACAATCAACAGCAAGACCCGGCGTCATCCCGGTGAACTCGGTTGGATACGAGGTGTTCCTCCTCCTGTTGCAGTTTCTGTACAGTGGACAAGTTTCTATTGTTCCTCACAAACATGAACCTAGACCTAATTGCGGTGAGAGAGGTTGCTGGCATACGCATTGTAGCTCAGCTGTCGATCTTGCACTTGACACCCTCGCTGCTGCTAGATACTTTGGTGTTGAACAGCTTGCATTGCTCACTCag AAGCAACTAGCAAGCATGGTGGAGAAAGCTTCCATAGATGATGTGATGAAAGTACTAATAGCTTCAAGAAAGCAAGAAATGAACCAACTTTGGACAACATGTTCCCACCTTGTTGCCAAGTCAGGTCTCCCACCCGAAATCCTAGCCAAGCATCTTCCTATTGACGTAGTTGCCAAAATAGAAGAGCTTCGTCTCAAATCATCCTTAGCTCGCCGCTCCTTAATGCCACTCCatcatcaccatcaccatcaccACCACCACGACCTGGGAGATCTAGAGGACCAGAAAATACGCCGAATGAGGCGCGCTCTTGACTCGTCGGACGTAGAACTGGTCAAACTCATGGTCATGGGAGAAGGCCTAAACCTGGATGAAGCATTGGCATTACACTATGCAGTTGAGAATTGCAGCAGAGAAGTGGCGAAAGCCTTGCTCGAACTCGGTGCTGCTGATGTTAACTACCCGGCTGGACCTGCCGGGAAAACTCCGCTTCACGTGGCCGCCGAGATGGTGTCGCCGGAAATGGTGGCAGTTTTGCTTGATCACCATGCAGACCCCACAGTAAGAACCGTTGATGGTGTGACACCTTTGGATATACTCAGAACCCTAACTTCTGATTTTCTCTTCAAAGGTGCTGTTCCTGGATTAACCCACATTGAACCAAACAAGTTAAGATTGTGTTTGGAACTTGTTCAATCCGCAGCTCTTGTTCTCTCACGTGAAGAAAACaataccaacaacaacaataacaatgctTCTTCATCATCAGCACAGATTTACCCTCCAATGAGTGAAGATCATAGCAGCAGCAGTAGtggaaacaacaataacaacaacattggTAACCTGAATTTGGATTCAAGATTGGTGTATCTGAACCTTGGTGCTACTCAAATGAGTGGTGGTGGTGATGATGACAGTGGACACAATAGTCAAAGGGAAGGCATGAATCGTCATGGATCTCAATCTGGTCATGGATGTGACCCAACAATGTATCATCACTCTCATGATTTCTAA